One Sporosarcina sp. FSL W8-0480 genomic window, TGTCTTCCATTAATCATCCAGATGCCAATCATCATGGGGCTTTACTTTGCTATCCTATACGCTCCACCGGAAGTGAAAGAGCATCAATTCCTTTGGTTCAATTTAGGTGAACCAGACAAAATCATGATGCTTGTCGCGGGTGCCGTATACTTTGTCCAAGCACGCGTTTCCCTATGGACAATGCCTGAACAGCAAAAACAACAGATGAAGTTATTCATCTACATGTCACCAATCATGATCATGTTTATCTCTTTCTCGGTCATGGCGGCGTTGCCACTATACTGGGCGGTCGGCGGACTACTGCTTATTTTCCAAACATACCTTGGACGCAAGTTTTACTATAAAGAAGTACAACCTGCGACGCCAACTGTAAAAGAAGACGAAGCGGAAAAGATAGATGAAAAAAAGGCGGAAAAGAATGTCGGCAAGAAAGTAGATAAAAAAGACGAAAAGTAATTCTGAACAAAGAGATATTATGGGCCAGGGAGCAATCTCTGGCCTTTTTTGGAGGGGATTTATATGAATCAAAAGAAAGTGATCTTTTGGGGCATCATCTTAATCGCCCTAACGACTTTATTCTTTGTCGTTAAAGGCATGTTGGATTATGCAGTCCTCATGATGATGGCACTCTTCACACTGACAAATGCATCCAGGTCTAAGTCTTTCAAGGAGCAAGGCTTTGATCGGGAATCCAAATGGATGCGTTATCTATCCATCCTATTCGCCATCGCCTTCATCGTCGTATTCATCATTATTTTCTTTTAATAAGGTAATAGAATAAAAAACGATCTCCGGAAACAGAATTGATCCGGAGAACGTTACTATTTAATAAGCAAACTTTTTTCTTGTCGTCAACACAATAATGATTGCAGGAACAGAACAGACGGTCATTCCTAAAAACGCGGTTCCCGGTGAAACTTCATACAAAAATCCAGCAGGGAACGTCAGAATAGCCGTACTCAAACTCATTGCGAACGCTGCATAAAACCCTTGTGCTGCAGCAATCTGAGAATGAGGCAACTTTACCGAAATGTATTGAATGAACGCATAATGCGCAATTCCAAAAGAAGCGGCATGCAACATCTGCGTCCCGATAAACATACTCGCAGTTGGAACAAGGAATACAAGCACCCAACGCACAGTTGAGCCGATAGCAGCGATAAGAAACATCGTCGAAATCCTAACTTTTGATAGCAAACGATCTGCTTGAGTGAAAAAGAGGATTTCGAACAAAACTGCGACATTCAAAATGATTCCGATATAGAAACCGTTGACATTTAAGTCATCAAGATAAATAAATCCGAAATTATAATAAGAGGCATGAGCTCCTTGCAAAAGTATTCCTAACACCATTACAACAAGGAAGCCACGTGTTGCGAATAACGCCTTAACCCCTGTCTTTTGCACGGAAGATCGATCAGGGATTCTTTGTAAGACAATAGGCCCTGGACGTGAAAAGAAAACGACAGCAATCAGGAGACCGATGATCATCAGATAAAGGATGGCTTGTTCATTCCAAATGGCTGTCGCCGCTCCAACGACAAGAAGTGCGACTGTATATCCAATTGAGCCGAATGAACGGCTTTTGCCATAGTGGACGCGTTCCTTTTGCATAAGGACAGAAGCACCACTTTCAACAGCAGGTAGAATGATAGGATATACTGCGCTGAAAAGTACAGTGATGATGAATAATACAATGTAAGGCGAGTCTGGGATATAAAAGATTAATAATATAAGCGATAGAATAGAAGTCCATTTAATGACATGGATATACGAGCTTCTTGCCGTCAAATAAGGGAACACAAGAAAGTTCGAGAATGAACGCGCAATCATTCCGACGCCCATAATAATACTTGCTGCAGGGACAGAGAGACCTTTTTCAATCGTCAACCAACCAGTCCAATAAGGAAGAAAAATGCCCCAAGTAAAGAAAAATGTCAAAAAGCTAATAGAAAGCCATCTTTGATTTTTCATGTCGGATCCTCACAATCATTCATTTACACATTTGAAAATAAATGATAGCATACACAGACTGGAAATAACATACTGATAGTCTTTGTTGTACGAGTCATATTAAAATAAACGTTAAGAGATACCTATAGTAGAAGGAAGGCC contains:
- the yidC gene encoding membrane protein insertase YidC gives rise to the protein MKKKLGLFTILITAAVFLSGCSGVQNKEGTFYNIFVKPMEWLLHYLGETFNGSYGLAIVLITVAIRLVLMPLMLKNYKAQQEMKVKMDALRPEMEDIQKRIKAAKEKEDKEEQMKLQQEMMGLYSKHGVNPLNMGCLPLIIQMPIIMGLYFAILYAPPEVKEHQFLWFNLGEPDKIMMLVAGAVYFVQARVSLWTMPEQQKQQMKLFIYMSPIMIMFISFSVMAALPLYWAVGGLLLIFQTYLGRKFYYKEVQPATPTVKEDEAEKIDEKKAEKNVGKKVDKKDEK
- a CDS encoding MFS transporter produces the protein MKNQRWLSISFLTFFFTWGIFLPYWTGWLTIEKGLSVPAASIIMGVGMIARSFSNFLVFPYLTARSSYIHVIKWTSILSLILLIFYIPDSPYIVLFIITVLFSAVYPIILPAVESGASVLMQKERVHYGKSRSFGSIGYTVALLVVGAATAIWNEQAILYLMIIGLLIAVVFFSRPGPIVLQRIPDRSSVQKTGVKALFATRGFLVVMVLGILLQGAHASYYNFGFIYLDDLNVNGFYIGIILNVAVLFEILFFTQADRLLSKVRISTMFLIAAIGSTVRWVLVFLVPTASMFIGTQMLHAASFGIAHYAFIQYISVKLPHSQIAAAQGFYAAFAMSLSTAILTFPAGFLYEVSPGTAFLGMTVCSVPAIIIVLTTRKKFAY